The following coding sequences are from one Sphingobium sp. RAC03 window:
- a CDS encoding IclR family transcriptional regulator, producing the protein MSDSEDSKEPGVKGTQTLMRALDIMDEVIDGPIRAADLARKLGMSKTTAHRLVQALKSRNYLAVTRDGFALGPKLLQLGVLATEQIDFVRIARPFMELLSERSGFCVFVGKREGDFSRHLDRVTGTQRLRVATAPGDRRPIAETGLGKALLLDEDEATWERLYVAAKGGKPSRAAINAFVAEMQGHKARGEVLHDSELGDGVRSIATPIRDAKGNICIAISIASAAHYLTDELRTTLALQVMRSAEQISAAVGYSGPR; encoded by the coding sequence ATGAGCGATAGCGAAGACAGCAAGGAACCGGGCGTCAAGGGCACGCAGACGCTGATGCGCGCGCTCGACATCATGGACGAAGTGATCGACGGCCCCATTCGCGCCGCCGACCTGGCCCGAAAGCTGGGCATGAGCAAGACCACGGCGCACCGGCTGGTGCAGGCACTCAAGTCGCGCAATTATCTGGCCGTGACGCGGGATGGCTTTGCCTTGGGGCCGAAATTGCTGCAGTTGGGCGTGCTGGCGACCGAGCAGATTGACTTCGTGCGGATTGCCCGGCCATTCATGGAATTATTGTCCGAGCGCAGCGGCTTTTGCGTGTTCGTGGGCAAGCGGGAGGGGGATTTTTCTCGCCATCTCGACCGGGTGACGGGGACGCAGCGGTTGCGCGTGGCGACGGCACCGGGCGATCGTCGGCCGATCGCGGAAACGGGCCTCGGCAAGGCGCTGTTGCTGGACGAGGACGAAGCGACCTGGGAGCGGCTTTATGTCGCGGCCAAGGGCGGCAAGCCATCGCGCGCAGCGATCAACGCTTTCGTCGCCGAAATGCAGGGCCACAAGGCGCGGGGCGAAGTGCTGCATGACAGCGAATTGGGTGACGGTGTGCGATCGATCGCGACACCGATCCGAGATGCGAAGGGGAATATCTGCATCGCTATCTCGATCGCCAGCGCCGCCCATTATCTGACCGATGAATTGCGCACGACACTGGCGCTGCAGGTGATGCGGTCGGCCGAGCAGATCAGCGCTGCGGTGGGATATAGCGGGCCGCGCTGA